The following nucleotide sequence is from Salvia splendens isolate huo1 chromosome 2, SspV2, whole genome shotgun sequence.
CACGGACGGGAGCAAAACGTCTCTCATGTCTCCCGATgaacgggagacgtcccttAAGACCAATGGGACACGCCCAACGACCCTATCCATGGGAACAACGGGAAACGTCCCGTATGACTTACCGACCATTCACATTCATGAGGTCTCTCCCCCACATTGGAGTCAGtcgtgttgatcccaaaggCATCAACTCTCGTATTGGACCCGGCCACTCAATCCATTAGAGGATTCTACGGagccactaaaagtggaacccaGTTCTTGTGTTGGCCCCTAAGGTCCCAACACACATGTTGATCCCGAAGGCCTCAACACCTGATCCGTTAGAGGATCTCAAGGAACCACTAACAGTGGAACCGTCAATTTGTGTGTTGGCCCCGAAGGCTCCAACACTCGTGTTGATCCCAAATGACTCAACACACGATATATTTGAGAATCTCGCGGAACCACAAAAAGTGGAACCGTCATTCTTCGTGTTGGTCCCGAAGGCCCCGACACCCATGTTGACCTCGAAAGGTCCAACAATCGATCCTATCAAGGATCCCATGGAACCACTTAATGTGGAACCATCGGTGCCACCAAAGGTGGATGCACCAATTAATCCAAACGGGTTAGTAATTTCTCAGGGGTAGTCATAGGTAATGATGTGGACTCGACGGAGTCGTGGTCATGGCGGGGACCCGACGGGGAGCCAACGGGGAACAGTGGGCACGTTAGTGTTGGAGTCGAGGAAAGTGGCGACGGCAAACGTAGCAACGGGATCCATCTCCATGCTAAGGTATTAGTTCCGAAAGTTTTAGATTCAATTTAAAGTCCAAACTCCTTCTTCAACGGCAAGTacatctcgtcttgcgattgttggattTAGATATTGactgtgatacaaagatacactaaccgggcgtaatacaacccaaagaaGAACGGAGAAACTTAAcggaaataaactgaattgaaataacAAATTAGAAACTATAAACCGTAGATATAatttgtaagccgagtcgatGAGTCCTCTTTcagcaagacgagatacgccccggtagtgctctcggtttggcgtgtcgtccccaaagataaaacggcttcgtctcggAAATACTGATGGCAGCTTTGTTGTCACAGAACAATTAGCTTTACCGTGTAGGTGGAAATCCAATTTCAGTGAGTAGCCTCCTCAGCCACAGTATCTCAGTTAGGCCACTTTTTATTCCTCTGaattctgcttctgcacttgataacGCCACaaccttctgcttcttgcttttCCAAGTGGCTAGATTCCCTCCAACAAATGTGAAGTAtcaaggggttggcagcggaagcgtgcaacatttaatgatcacataaatttgatctatttagcagattatttagacaaattctattcgcgtaattatcacatgtatcatgctcataacttgaattaaaacatgctttagcatataaaatccctaaaatatgcttactacggaattagtcaatttacctcgttgattcaatcaagaatcgatgatggcttgctccgtctccacgtgaagatcttcaatactcgaccttggatcttctgactggtgtcccggactatacgctgatatttgtgtgggcaaatctcaccaacgtactaggacttgaataacgaagacagaactcagctcatggaggaggcaaaatttcgagctctctctttcttagagggggacgaaaatttgatagagtaataatgtatattttctgtctcctttattctcctatttatattaggtcacatattgggcccagtcagggatctaaggaagaatttggaacatgcctcacccaattagctttttaccaattaaattgaacccacaatttaatataagcttatattggaatattacaagcagccactacagaagtaatattgcactgccttccaaatccgaaattacaagtattccgggtttcctttaattgcatttaatttatttcctgcgcttaagatagaaacatccattaattaattattgtctactatggacttaattaattaacatattttaatctccaagagtggacttagcaagaaactcttatttattattcatggagtaattaaactccaactagctaggttccgaataataaaaccttgtttcgacctcctcttgtggatgttatcaaacgagactcccctcgcgcacgattcaatgtaatagcaatcctagcaccgctagataatgatcgccactacccaatatacctggatcgttgggtgacgaaaaacccgcaactttggtaagtcaaagtagtagatactcaatatcgtatgctaaatgctaacgtacattgattaagaaattaattatcaagacctcgtctttcaatagatagcataaagactcgtcttgctgttagatccattcagtgctataccacaccaacgtcatcttatttcaataagtcttagaaataatcggactgacattgcagcctttcacgataggtagtctaggcctatctaggttgtgaaattcttatttttctttgtttagaactgaccgtgttaccttaaattggacgacgcccacaaccggtctactaaaataaagacttagactttgttacgtttgcttatacatttaaatatgcaataaacaaccattaaatgtaaaacataacaacattatgataaaaaataatctgttgcatttattggaaaataacaattagagttttacagtatccaatcactcgaaaggtgatttctagtatacaaaaccctaacaatctcccacttatactcaaaacagctttcgagtatacaaaatggtagtgcacacatctaaaatttctcccacttatactgaaagcgagttgaggtcttgagtGAATCGAAcgcccatcccttcaacgtggcactcgaacggtttcaccgccaaagcctttgtaaagggatctgccaggttgttctctgacgcaatcttgaccacttatatgtctcctctctgcactatatccctgatgatatgatacttctgctctatgtgtttgctcgctttgtgagctcttggttctttcgagtttgccatagcaccagaattgtcacaataaatggtgatgctcttgggcagattcgaaaccacacctaaatccataaggaagttcttgaaccatacaacctcttttgcagcctccgaagcggccgcatactcggcttccatggtcgagtccgcgatgcatttctgcttcacactattccaaattacggctccacctcctaaggtgaacacatatcctgaagtagattttctcgagtcctgatcagcttgaaagtctgagtcagtatatcccaaaggacagagctcgactgcattgtaaactagagcatagtccttagttcgtttaaggtacttgagtatgttctttacgacagtccaatgtccttggcccggattcgactgatatcttgccaccatgccaacaacaaagcaaatatcaggtctagtacaaagcatagcatacatgagacttccaactacCGAAgcgtatggaatccttctcattgcttgtatctcagacggcgttttagggcacatctcttgagataaatggatgctgtgtctaaaaggtaagaaacctttcttggcgtcctgcatgctaaaacgactaagtactgtgttgatgtaaggttcttgagataagcacaacatcttcttttctcgattctgaagaaccttgatcccgaggatgtgtcccgcgtctcccatatccttcatctcgaactggttcgacaaccatgttcgtactgatgacaacatctttttattgtttccaattagaagaatgtcatctacatataaaactaagaacaccacattccccttatcaactttcttatacacgcagctttcacttgggcacttttcgaatccaaacttgcgaatagtttgatcgaaacattggttccacgatctagatgcttgcttgaggccataaatggccttcttaagcttccaaaccatgtgttctttgccctttatggcatatccttcaggttgttccatgtagatggtctcctcaagaccgccgtttagaaatgcagtcttaacgtccatctgccatacatccttatccatataagctgcaatagacaatagtatccggatcgatttgagcatggccactggggagaaggtctcatcataatagATGCCTTcattttgggtataccccttggccactagtcttgccttaaagactttaacttgTCCATagggtccacgtttacgcttatatatccacttgctcccaatgacagtacagccttcgggtaggacggacaaatcgtagacgtctttgtctatcatagattgtagttctgaatccattgctttcacccattcgcaatgatcgacatctgcctgcgcctccgcaaagttccagggatctaatacattgttgtccgaggagtgatccatagattctcccaaaccaatgtatctgtcgggctcatgcgagaccctcccactgcggcgcgacactacaatattttgagtagaagttgaagtttcgggaattgtttgtacacttggtacttgttcttggttaaaggaacttgtgacagaagttagctcatcaagagccacttcactgctgggtttatgattcattacatagtcttcctctaagaatgtcgcgtgagtactcacaatgactttcttgtctcggagactaaataattcataacctttcgtccctttggggtatcctataaacaaacatacctccgtccttgatcctagcttagttggatccttttccaatacatgagtcgggcaaccccaaatcttgagatgtgctagattgggcttacgcccagtccacaactcataaggagtagtaggtacggatttcgatggtaaattgtctaaaatatggcttgcagaaagcaaggcatgtccccaaaacgaaataggcagacgcgcataactcatcatcgatcgaaccatgtttaacaaggtcatgttccttctttcagccacgccgttctgctggggcgtgcccggcgcagtcagttgggattcaatacccgactccgataagtagtccaaaaatttggcactgaggtattcgcctccacgatcagatcgtaggcttttgatattctttccatgatacttctccacaagagtcttaaagtctttaaacttgtcaaaagactctgacttgtgacgcatcaaatagacatatccaatttttgagaagtcatcaataaatgtgatgaagtatcgaaaaccacatcttgcctccgtagacattggtccacatacatcggaatgaacgagctcaagtacttccttggccctattgcccttagccttaaaaggcctcttggtcatcttgccttctaagcatgactcacacttatgaaaaggttcctcctctatacctttaataagatcttgttgaacaagagaatggatcctcctttcatttgcatgaccaagtctaaggtgccataagtacgtttcgttcattgaacttgaaggttcctttcgtttctttgaaatttttgatgttgtattgagttctgatttgcgattattaaattgtgtagaagtgattgtgtacaaattgttttccatgataccaagacagatataagaacgatctttcttaataacgcagttgtcattaaaagaaatcgaatatccatcaaaaaccaatttagaaactgaaattaaatttcttctaaaagaaggtatcaacaaaacattcttcaaaataaaaaatctatcactactaaaatgcaaataaatgtctcccactgcaacggccgccactttggtagcgtcgcccagctggacttcgatctcacgatcatgtagccgtcttgtcacctgcattaagtcaggatcaaaacaaatatgatcagtggctcctgtgtcaataacctaagtgcaagtagatgtcaaagtcaaacatgactcaactactaaagcttggtgcatacctgtagccttgccccttttaggacagtctggcttccaatgccccttttttccgcacttgaaacacttctccgagggcttcttatttgcccttttgttcttctttcccttagccactttgcccgattctgagttcggtgccttcctttttcctttgctaggcttgaagccagaggaacgaggtgccgaagtcatcatggcagccttagcctggaccataaggtcctctgctgactgaagttcagtcaatagttctgccaaggtgtaattcattttgttcatctcaaagttgagcttgaactgctggaagctagggggaagactttgaaggatgattgttacctgggactcgggatcgatcgtccctcctaacacctcaatctggttgaggtggcccatcatctcgaggacatggtccctcacagacgagccttccttcattgtcttcgacatgatactccgaaaggtttgagacttagccgttcgattctgagtaccaaaaagattcttgagattctgcataatttcagtggcagtttccatggcagaatgctgatgcttgagtactgaagacatagatgccaacatgtagcacttagccatctcattcgccttatgccactttctatgtgcatctctgagtcctaccgcagcgttagccgccggTACGGAGGTCGCGGggcacaaagttgtactcttcagctgtaagaacgatgtccaaattttgtttccattctatgtaattttggccctcgagtttgttttctttgagaattgcagaaagaggattgaatgacattgTGACTATTTgaattgcactgcaaaacagagtattttactatttgtcataaacttatgtaagaaatttgattagattaaccataaaaattttcaaaatcttacaactgtaaaattaaaattttgtaccctccagaggaagtcaatacgcattaaaatcttacaatattactggtcacaacactgacgaatagtccagagaccatagAGTGGCAtgaccgcctaatgttgcctaagcaagaccaccgaatttagcattacaaaatctcatttctacaacacactcccataacaatgcttacatgctgctaacaagatcaagctatctcataaatcctgtgtgaacttctgaatctcgtagtttcttaggattattgtccccacagagcaggtggcgataatattggaaaccccattctagttcataccatttatatttgagaagtccgccatatgaacttgctattttttaggattattgtccccacagtgcaggtggcgataatattagaaaaaggcttcataaattgcagaccaattggtggagaccatatacaaacgttgagttcgtaattatagcttagatatttgggttatggtttttctttaattatccttagccttagggcagagaaaggcttgattaacttttgttggtatttaatttgctggataattaaatcttttattaattggtatcttcctttaggaaattattgttctagaatataattcttattcatgtctactataagatatgtctaaaataaattatttaattcttaataagacatgaaaaattaaattcaaattaattccattgttcaagattaggaagagatattttattatttaatgtattcatacatatctatcctttttaggatcttagatatgcCGAGTCGATGAGTCCtttttccgcaagacgagatacgccccggtagtgctctcggtttggcgtgttgtccccaaagataaaacggcttcgtctcggAAATACTGATGGCAGCTTTGTTGTCACAGAACAATTGGCTTTTCCGTGTAAGTGGAAATCCAATTTCAGTGAGTAGCCTCCTCAGCCACAATATCTCAGTTAGGCCACTTTTTATTCCTCTGAATTCTTCTTCTGCACTTGATAACGCCACaaccttctgcttcttgcttttCCAAGTGGCTAGATTCCCTCCAACAAATGTGAAGTATCCACCAGTCGACTTAAGTATCGGACAATTCTATCGGATTACTTGCCCAGTCTGCATCAGCgtatccatctatctcaagatcTTCACTCTTCCTCAATAGTACTCCATATCATGTAGTTCCCTTTAAGTATCGGACAATTCTCATGGCTGCATCCAAGTGGTTCACTTGAAGacggtgcatgaactgacttacaatTCCAACAGCATATGCGATGTCCGGTCTCGTATGCGCTAAGTAGATAAGCTTGCCCACCAAGCGTTGATACTCTTCACGGTCGGCCAACTTGGCACCTTCTTCAAACCTCAATCCATGGTTCATCATCATTGGAGTGTCAGCAGGCTTACAGTCCAACAAACCTGTTTCAGCTAGGAGGTCGAGAACATATTTCTTCTGTAGCAGAAAAATTCCTTTCTTTGACCATAGTACTTCTATTCCCAGAAAGTACTTAAGGGGccctagatccttcatctcgaattcttgGAATAAGTGTGCCCTTAGGTTGCTGATTTCCTCTGCATCATCtcctgtgatgatcatgtcgtctacATAGATGAGAAGACATGTCGTTTTTCCACCTCGTTTCTTCAAAAAAAGGGTGTGGTCTGAGTGACTTTGGGTGTACCTATACTTCAACATAGCCTGTGAGAACCTGCCAAACCACATTCTAGGTGACTGTTTTAGCCCATAAAGTGTTTTCCTCAGTCTGCAGACTTTCTTACCTCCTGTGTATCCTGGTGGCATCTCCATATAGacttcttcattttcttttagCTCTTCATGTAGGAATGCGTTGGTTACATCAAACTGGTGCAGGAGCCAGTCCTTGCATGTAGCTACAGCCAACAGTGTTCTGACCGTGTTCATTTTGGCCACTGGAGAAAAGGTCACTTCATAGTAAACTCTGTAtgtctgagtgtatccttttACAACTAGTCGGGCCTTGTACCTCTCAATCGAACCGTCCGCTCTTCTCTTGATGGTGAATATCCATCGACACCCTACTGGTTTTTTTCCTTCTGGCAAGTCACATTCCTTCCAAGTTCGTTTCTGATGAGGGAatccattttctttttcattgcCTCCTTCCAGTGTTTGTGTTTTATTGCTTCAATCCATGAGCATGGTATCTCTTCGTCTTCATATAGGGCTGCTTCAAACGCTTGTGTCATTTCAGTGAGTTGTCCCTGTGCAGTATTGACTATGGAATACTGCGTCTTCCTTCCTTTCCAGTCTGGTGAGTACCTCTTGAGTGGTGCTCCTTGGAGGTAAAGTAAAACCTCCCATGTTTCTTCCACTGGTCTCCGCGGGTTCACTGACTTCTTCATGTTCCTGTCTCAGATTGTTATTTTCAACATTATCACTATTGCTGACCAGAGGAATCATAGACGGAGAAGATGGTGTAGCGTTGTCACCGAGCTCTTCAGGTTGACTATGGGACTCTGTAGACGGCTCGATGGGACTACTGTGTGCATCGTCTGTTGGACCAACGTCAGGCACAAAGACTGGATTTGGCGAACAAAGATTCAAGTGAACTAGGTCGCTAACTGGAAGGCAACTGAGGTGGTCACTACTATTGTTTCCCTCCCCCTGACCACGAAGTTGGGTGTAGTAGTATTCACTCtcaacaaaatcacaattcatggttGTGTAGAGGTGTTTGGCTTTAGGATCATAACACCGATaccctttttggtttgtcccataTCCCACAAAAACACACTTAACAGAGCGGGGAGCAAGTTTGGATCGGTCATGTTTCGGAATATGGACATAAACAGAACAGCCGAAAACGCGGGGCTCGAGATTAAGAGGTGGTGGTATTTGATGGTGGGCGCTAAACACGTCAAGTGGGTTATCAGAGTTAAGGGTTTTGGTCGGCAGTCAGTTTATGAGGTACACGGAAGTAGCTaaggcttctggccagaaggtGTTGGGTACATGGGATTCAATTACTAGGGCTCTAGTCATTTCAAGGAGAGTTCTATTTTTCCATTCTGCTACTCCGTTTTGTTCCGGAGTGTGAGGACAAGTGGTTTGGTGAACTATTCCCCTCTTAGAAAAAAAAGCTTGCATATTTGAATTAACAAATTCacccccattatctgaccgaagaattttaatattttgaccATATTGAGTTTGCACGAGAGCATAAAACCGAGTGAACCTTTCACAAACCTcagattttgattttaaaaaatacaccTAAGTCATACgtgtgcaatcatcaataaaaagaacaaaataCTTAAACCCATTACCACCCAAAACAGGTgcgggaccccaaacatcagaatgaACAATGGAAAAGGGAGATTTCTCTCGGGTATTACTGAATTTAAAAGAGTGTCTATGACTTTTGGCCAAAAAACAAGTattacaatttaaaaactaAAGTTTGCTAGTAAGTTTAGGAAACAATAATCGTAAATATCCTATAAACATATGTCCTAACCGGCGATGCCACATCCAGACCTGTGAGTCAGTCGgtccgtgagtcagcatcgcaGTCCCGTGTTGAGCCATCCTGTCCACATAGTAAAgcccttgacgctcagtgccacgcccaatcgTCATCCCCGTCTTAATATCCTGTAATGCACAAAAATTTGGTTGCATTAAGAGGTTACAATTTAGCTCTCTAGTGACATGACTAACAGAGACAAGTTTCAGCGCCAGAGAGGGAACATAGAGACAGTTCGACAATTGCAGTGTTGGAGATAGTTTGACAGTGCCTGCTCCGGCGACTGGGATCATATGACCATTCGCTGTGCGAACAAAGCTCTTTCGAGAAGTAGAGATGTTAGTAAAATCAGATGCATCGAAAGACATAGTGTCCGTGGcgccacaatcaaaaatccaattgTTCTCCTTGTCCAATTTTGTTGTGACAGAGGAATTAGCTAGGGCATCAAAGGAATTCTGGCAAGTGATGTTGGGCGAAAATTCAAGTGTAGTGGGCTGAGGGTTGGTTTTTCGAAAGTTTTTGGATTTTGTGAATATTTGGGGCTTGTTCGGCAATTTATCTGATATGGGGAGGTTTTTATGGGATAAATTAGGACTGGGGGGTGGTCTCTGGAAATTAGGTGAAATACTGGGGCGGAAGTGCCAATTGTGTAAAATAGGG
It contains:
- the LOC121793074 gene encoding uncharacterized protein LOC121793074 yields the protein MSFNPLSAILKENKLEGQNYIEWKQNLDIVLTAEEYNFVPRDLHAHRKWHKANEMAKCYMLASMSSVLKHQHSAMETATEIMQNLKNLFGTQNRTAKSQTFRSIMSKTMKEGSSVRDHVLEMMGHLNQIEVLGGTIDPESQVTIILQSLPPSFQQFKLNFEMNKMNYTLAELLTELQSAEDLMV